Genomic window (Prosthecochloris aestuarii DSM 271):
GCTTTGCGATCATCTCTTCATTGAGAAGACCGGTACGGATACGATCGGCATTGATGCCGTTTGCCCTGATACCGTCCCTGCCGTGATCAAGCGCATACTGGCGAACGAGAAAGAGGGTCGCAGCCTTTGGCAGTCCGTATGCTCCAAAATCCGGTCCGGGATTGACAGCCTGTTTTGAAACGTTGTAGAGCAGGTTACCGCCGATACCCTGCCGTCGCATGACAGCAACAGCGTGCTGTGAAATAGTCTGATGAGAAAAGAAATTCAACTCGAAACTCCGGCGAAGAAGCGCTTCGTCGACATCGCCGATCCTGCCCTGAATGGCGATGCCTACATTGGAAACAACAATATCAATCCCGCCGAACATCCGACACGTGCGGTTGAAGGCTTCGGCAATCGCGCTTCGATCGGTGACGTCACATGCAATGGCCAGCGTGTCGGGGCCGATCTCTTCACACGCTTTATCAAGGGATTCCTGATTGAGGTCCAGGATGACAATTTCAGCGCCTTTTTCCCTGAATGCTTTGGCTGTCGCAAGACCGATCCCGCCTGCAGCGCCGGTAACCATTGCAACACGGCCTGCAAAGACATCGTGACGGACTTTTTTGACTTTGGCCTGCTCCATCTCCCAATACTCAATCTCGAACACCTCTTTTTCACTGATGGACTCGAAGGAACCAACGCTTTCGGCCTTCAGCACCGCTTCGGCAGAACTTTCTGCGATATCGGCATTCACGCGGGCGTCGCGAAGAGTCCTGCCCAGACCGAAAAGCCCGAGACCGGGAACCAGCGCAACTCTGGGCAGCGGGTCGAGCATCTCGACGTCCATGCCGCTCGCCGCCTTCTGGCGCTCGAAATAGGCTGTATACTCTTTTTTATAGGCGTCAACAGCCTCATGCACATCGCGACGGAATGCATCGGGATCGGCAGCATCAGGTGCCGGAACCACGAGAGGCCGGTTCTTGGTCCTGATGATGAAGTCAGGGGTCATAGCGCCTTTGGCGCTGAGTTGTGCCAGATCGGCTCTGTTGACATATTCGATAATATCGGGCGACGTACGGAAGTCGAGAATAAACGTATCGTAGTCTCTGCTACGTGGCGTGCGTTCCTGAACGCATGCACCGCGAATAACCGGAGCGACATGCTCGACCGCCATCAGCGATCCGGGAAGTTCCGTCTGCGCAAACACCTTCCGACCGGCCCTGTCGATGCGATCCTCCATTGTGCTGATAGCAGAGATCATTCGATCGTAGGCATCTTTTGCACTCTCGCCGAACGTCACCAGACCGTGTTTGAGCAGCACCAGGCCTTCTATGTCAGCGTGGTTGGCATAGACCCGCTCGGCAGAGCATGCAAGCTCGATACCGGGCCGGATATAGGGCACAATACCCATACGATCACCAAGCACCTCCCTGCAGAGCGCTTCACCATCCGGCTGATTGCTCAAGGTGAGCAATGCCTGTGCATGAGTATGGAAAATATAGCGATGGGGAAGGAATGCATGCAAGAGGGTCTCGATCGATGGCGTCAAACCCTTCTGCACCATATTGTCGTTCAGGCTGAACAGGTTCAAAAAAAGAAAGTTCTTGAACTCCTTGTTGGAAAAACGACGAAGGTCCTCTTCGCTATGGCCCCTCCCCTCGTGGATCAGCTTGAGCAATCTCTGCATCGGCTCAAGCCGGACAGGAGTAAAATCGTGCGGAACAATCTCTTTGAGATCAACTCCGCTGCCTTTGATAAACAGCACATTGGCCTTGTTGCCCAGAACATCGGTAAGCTCGCTTTTGACCGATGTATTACCTCCGCCATGCATGACCAGCCTGTTTTCGCGACCGAGAAGACGTGACGCATAGACAAGTTCACAGAGCTCACGAGGTATTTCGGTCCCCGAACAAAGCGCTTCGATACATGAGACGCAGCCTGAAGTATCCCAGAGGTTTTGCATGACTATTGTAACTTCTCACACCGTCGCCGGTGTCGATTATAAAGTAAAAGCTCTATGAGCTCCTCAGCCTTTTCAGGACCAAGGCATGACGATACACATTGACTATTGCTGTTGCGTCTGACTAACGGCCTTCGCTTTTTTTCTTTTTATGCCACTTCTCGATCAGAAATCCGGAAAAATAAATCGCGACAAAGCCGGGAATAACGATGCTGAGGAATATGACTTTGTCCTGCGGCGTGACAAGCTGACCTGACGCCCAGATAAAAGAGACCAGCACAAACCATACGGGGCCTACGAAGAAAAATGTTCTGTTCCAGAGTGTCTTGAAGCTGTATGATAACATGATAGGGTTGTTGATTATCGTTCTGCTGAAGAAAGACACTTACAGTCCACCCTGCAGCTTGAGTTTTCGTTCGTTGAGTTTTTCAAGAATGATCCTGACAAGGTACTGCAGCGCATTGAGGATATAGGTAAAATATGCGATAAAGGCTTCCCAGACGAGGACATCATTGTCATACCCCATAAAGGCCATGATAAAATAGAGCAGGTGAAACGCAGCTGCGACCGTGCTGCCCACATCCTCCCACAGAAACTCCTTCGAATAGACCCATTTGTTGAAAATCTCCTTTTCAAAAAAGGCGCCGGTGATAAACAGCAGAGCGAAAAAGAGTGTCTTAAAGAGAATCGCGAGACTGACCCAGTAAATATCGGTAACAAACCAGCCGTTGGCATAGAGCACCGTGACTGTCACACCGATAAGAAATATAAAGAACTGCAGCGGAGCGAGAATAATCTGGATATCTGTCCATATAGATGCGTTACGCTTGGCAAGCTGCTCGGGTGTATATCGGGGCATTATCGATCGCGTTTTCAAAGTTTAGAGAATGCTTTGCGCAGTATGCGCTAAGACGAAGCAATGAATATAGTAAAAAGCTAAAAGCGGAAAAAGGTGTCACCCTATTGATTTGCTATGATGGCAAAAGTATAACACGGCCACGATCCGGGAGCAGCTGAAACTTGCTCCCGGGACAAAACGCTGCCGAGAATGCGAGCCGCAAGCAAAACAGGTTCAGATCCCCCGCCGTCACCGTAGTTGTGGCGTATGGCAGGGTGTTTAGTTGAGCGTTGTATTTGCTTTAGAGAACCAATCTGTATACTTTCAATATTGATATCTTTTCAGATGACAGGTGTTCAGAGTCAGCATTAACCATTCTTGTAAGTTGTAACCGAATGCAAAGTATCAAGCCTGCAGAAACCACTCCGCTGAAAATCCTTCTCGTATCACCACAGGGAAAGCTGGACGAAGACAGCAACCAGAAGCCATTATTTCATATGGCACTCGGTGTTCTGACGAGTCTCACCCCTCCCCAGCATGAAATAGAACTCATCGATGAGCATTTTCATGATGAGATCGACTATGAGGGGGATTATGATTTTATCGGTATTACGAGCCGCACCATT
Coding sequences:
- a CDS encoding bifunctional aldolase/short-chain dehydrogenase — translated: MQNLWDTSGCVSCIEALCSGTEIPRELCELVYASRLLGRENRLVMHGGGNTSVKSELTDVLGNKANVLFIKGSGVDLKEIVPHDFTPVRLEPMQRLLKLIHEGRGHSEEDLRRFSNKEFKNFLFLNLFSLNDNMVQKGLTPSIETLLHAFLPHRYIFHTHAQALLTLSNQPDGEALCREVLGDRMGIVPYIRPGIELACSAERVYANHADIEGLVLLKHGLVTFGESAKDAYDRMISAISTMEDRIDRAGRKVFAQTELPGSLMAVEHVAPVIRGACVQERTPRSRDYDTFILDFRTSPDIIEYVNRADLAQLSAKGAMTPDFIIRTKNRPLVVPAPDAADPDAFRRDVHEAVDAYKKEYTAYFERQKAASGMDVEMLDPLPRVALVPGLGLFGLGRTLRDARVNADIAESSAEAVLKAESVGSFESISEKEVFEIEYWEMEQAKVKKVRHDVFAGRVAMVTGAAGGIGLATAKAFREKGAEIVILDLNQESLDKACEEIGPDTLAIACDVTDRSAIAEAFNRTCRMFGGIDIVVSNVGIAIQGRIGDVDEALLRRSFELNFFSHQTISQHAVAVMRRQGIGGNLLYNVSKQAVNPGPDFGAYGLPKAATLFLVRQYALDHGRDGIRANGINADRIRTGLLNEEMIAKRSKARGLSPEEYMAGNLLKLEVTAEDVAQAFVHLALEQKTTGSITTVDGGNIAAALR
- the bchF gene encoding 2-vinyl bacteriochlorophyllide hydratase, which produces MPRYTPEQLAKRNASIWTDIQIILAPLQFFIFLIGVTVTVLYANGWFVTDIYWVSLAILFKTLFFALLFITGAFFEKEIFNKWVYSKEFLWEDVGSTVAAAFHLLYFIMAFMGYDNDVLVWEAFIAYFTYILNALQYLVRIILEKLNERKLKLQGGL